In Salarias fasciatus chromosome 2, fSalaFa1.1, whole genome shotgun sequence, one genomic interval encodes:
- the tmtops3a gene encoding teleost multiple tissue opsin 3a, with the protein MVVNVRGCNFSTTDSSLSGSSSSTAAAALWDPAAPPSPGGLSRTGHTVVAVCLGFILVAGVLSNLLTLLIFAKFRSLWTPINLILLNISLSDILVCVFGTPFSFAASLHGRWLIGEYGCKWYGFANSLFGIVSLVSLSILSYERCTAVLRASQVDSSDFRKAWLCVGGSWLYSLFWTLPPLLGWSNYGPEGPGTTCSVQWHLRSPSSVSYVLCLFIFCLLLPLVLMVYSYGRILVVIKRVGKINLLAAQRREQHILVMVLSMVSCYMLCWMPYGIMAMLATFGRSGLVTPMASVVPSVLAKFSTVVNPVIYVFLNNQFSRCFVAFVKCSEEPQSVHGDEQPTPRTHLSSFFYVHRQASLSSSEPQTLSQSRNTALCCQRKEGCTLFVHYTP; encoded by the exons ATGGTCGTCAACGTGCGAGGCTGCAatttcagcaccacagacagctcCCTGtccggctccagctccagcaccgccgccgccgccctgtgGGACCCCGCGGCGCCGCCGAGCCCCGGGGGGCTGAGCCGGACCGGACACACGGTGGTGGCAGTATGCCTGGGCTTCATCCTAGTGGCGGGGGTCCTCAGTAACCTCCTCACTCTGCTCATATTCGCAAAGTTTCGCTCGCTCTGGACGCCCATCAACCTGATCCTGCTGAACATCAGCCTGAGCGACATCCTGGTGTGCGTCTTCGGGACTCCGTTCAGCTTCGCGGCCAGTCTGCACGGCAGGTGGCTCATCGGGGAGTACGGCTGCAAGTGGTACGGATTCGCCAATTCTCTCTTTG GGATTGTGTCCTTGGTGTCCTTGTCTATTCTGTCCTATGAGCGCTGCACGGCTGTGCTGCGCGCCTCCCAGGTTGATAGCTCGGACTTCAGGAAGGCATGGCTGTGCGTCGGAGGCTCCTGGCTCTACTCGCTCTTCTGGACACTGCCGCCCCTGCTGGGTTGGAGCAATTACGGTCCCGAAGGCCCCGGTACCACTTGTTCCGTCCAGTGGCACCTCCGCTCGCCGTCGAGCGTCTCATACGTGCTGTGTCTCTTCATCTTCTGCCTCCTTCTGCCTCTTGTGCTCATGGTCTACTCGTACGGTCGGATCCTGGTGGTCATTAAGAGG GTGGGTAAAATAAACCTCCTGGCAGCTCAGCGCAGGGAGCAGCACATTCTGGTGATGGTGTTGTCCATGGTGTCCTGCTACATGCTGTGCTGGATGCCATATGGCATCATGGCCATGCTCGCCACCTTCGGCCGGTCGGGGCTGGTCACTCCCATGGCCAGTGTGGTGCCGTCCGTCCTCGCCAAGTTCAGCACTGTGGTCAACCCCGTGATCTATGTGTTCCTAAACAACCAG TTTTCCAGATGCTTTGTGGCCTTCGTGAAGTGCAGCGAGGAGCCTCAGTCAGTCCACGGAGACGAGCAGCCAACCCCAAGGACGCATCTGTCAAGTTTCTTCTACGTCCACAGACAAGCCTCCCTCAGCTCCTCGGAGCCTCAGACCCTCAGCCAGTCCAGGAACACCGCCCTCTGCTGCCAGCGCAAAGAGGGCTGCACCCTTTTTGTGCACTACACCCCATAA
- the vgll1 gene encoding transcription cofactor vestigial-like protein 1, whose product MEERTNSPTAVKVEEHSQYVILTYFHGDTNSMVDAHFSRALSKMCKAKSPAVKPKKARKPIKLEDASSCQSRVADPYSEPQPLAGHLLTFNSAENSPNSWNSFPARTAENATVPSLTYSLSQEGLSLTGQQYASSLLNLLHSDRGEIGPGVASCSKPELLPGWTVTPGFRESVDPAVSYEPDRRLEKKDLYWY is encoded by the exons ATGGAGGAAAGAACCAACAGCCCCACGGCGGTCAAGGTGGAGGAGCACTCTCAGTACGTCATCCTGACGTACTTCCACGGAGACACCAACAGCATGGTGGACGCTCACTTCAGCCGCGCTCTCAGCAAAATGTGCAAGGCCAAATCACCCGCAGTGAAGCCAAAGAAAGCCCGTAAACCCATCAAACTAG AAGACGCCAGCTCCTGTCAGAGCAGGGTTGCAGACCCATACTCAGAGCCGCAGCCTCTAGCCGGGCACCTCCTGACCTTCAACTCGGCGGAAAACTCTCCAAACTCCTGGAACTCCTTCCCAGCCAGGACAGCAGAAAACGCCACAGTGCCCTCCTTAACATACTCTCTGTCCCAAGAAGGTCTGAGTCTCACCGGACAGCAATACGCCTCGTCCCTGCTCAACCTGCTGCACAGCGACCGCGGCGAGATCGGGCCCGGCGTGGCCTCCTGCTCCAAGCCAGAGCTGCTTCCCGGCTGGACGGTCACCCCGGGGTTCAGAGAGTCTGTGGACCCCGCAGTAAGCTACGAACCAG ACCGCAGACTTGAGAAGAAGGACTTGTACTGGTACTGA